In Poecile atricapillus isolate bPoeAtr1 chromosome 12, bPoeAtr1.hap1, whole genome shotgun sequence, one DNA window encodes the following:
- the POF1B gene encoding protein POF1B isoform X2, which produces MFGAQQQLQPPALPPHLSQQQQQHHYYRRQQHYSTLPVRRACPEPPPCPEPPPCPEPPRPLPCLDPAPHQQQDGAVAYDRVRSYGPGCRRVSTSCSSRAASPLDCGHGCDPPQGTIRRIIIENPDQEPLSPFLRGASFSPGNNVIYEKTIRKYELLNPLQERQFQLCPPEQCPQCPPCPPPAVTQQCQQTQTGSPCELCPGPGSDECRVQPVRRSTVPPELVSCPQDSPEQLDCRFFGELLAELHRKSTDLYSCLLQHVEKIGTRNHDIEFTCQTEDIEELIPKGLSEATKQQIRYLLQMRATSDKSLRLVLSTFKNLREELCHLQDDLGKLETDNVLLKKDLAFKDSQVKEYETMLASLRENNRQQQQGLRDSTARCRSLEEQLLSLRLSEGDKDCQLKELEYSKRALEQEIQSLKLQSCSSPTLQTTTDELSSRYVEMINNLREDKDREIRSLRSQLCQFQQDITRREGSNSDLQMRLHELTSLLEDKEAFIKQQQEELFRLKHEKLSGSQSPGVTAIITKKYRNQYPILGLLSDDYKVTSPVNKSQTIVIERTGEIWKHE; this is translated from the exons ATGTTCGGGgcgcagcagcagctgcagccgccCGCGCTGCCCCCGCACCTctcgcagcagcagcagcagcaccactaCTACCGGCGGCAGCAGCACTACAGCACCCTGCCCGTCCGCCGGGCCTGCCCCGAGCCGCCGCcctgccccgagcccccgccGTGCCCGGAGCCGCCGCGGCCGCTGCCCTGCCTGGACCCCGCTCCGCACCAGCAGCAGGACGGCGCCGTGGCCTACGACCGGGTGCGAAGCTACGGGCCGGGCTGCCGCCGGgtcagcacctcctgctcctcccggGCCGCCTCGCCGCTGGACTGTGGGCACGGCTGCGACCCGCCACAG GGCACCATTCGCAGGATCATCATCGAGAACCCGGATCAG GAGCCATTATCTCCTTTTCTTAGAGGGGCCAGTTTCTCTCCTGGAAATAATGTCATCTATGAAAAAACAATAAGGAAATATGAACTATTAAATCCCCTCCAA GAGAGGCagttccagctgtgtcccccgGAGCAGTGCCCGCAGTGCCCTCCGTGCCCTCCGCCCGCCgtcacccagcagtgccagcagacCCAGACGGGCTCTCCCTGCGAGCTGTGCCCGGGCCCGGGGAGCGACGAGTGCCGGGTCCAGCCCGTCAGGAGGAGCACGGTGCCCCCTGAGCTG GTGAGCTGCCCCCAGGACAGCCCCGAGCAGCTGGACTGTCGCTTCtttggggagctgctggcagagctgcaccGCAAGAGCACTGACCTGTACAGCTGCTTGCTGCAGCACGTGGAGAAGATTGGGACAAG GAACCACGACATCGAATTCACATGCCAG ACTGAAGATATTGAAGAATTAATTCCCAAAGGACTGTCTGAGGCAACAAAGCAGCAGATTCGTTATCTCCTGCAG ATGAGAGCAACATCAGACAAATCCCTGAGACTTGTGCTTTCCACGTTCAAGAATCTGCGTGAGGAGCTCTGCCATTTACAGGATGACCTGGGG AAGCTGGAAACTGACAATGTCTTGCTGAAGAAGGATTTGGCTTTTAAGGATTCTCAAGTCAAAGAATATGAAACAATGCTGGCTTCTCTGAGGGAGAACAATCGTCAACAGCAG CAAGggctcagggacagcactgccagATGCCGCTCCCTGGAGgaacagctcctgtccctgcgGCTCAGCGAGGGTGACAAGGACTgccagctgaaggagctggagtaCAGCAAGAGGGCCCTGGAGCAGGAGATCCAGAGCCTCAAGCTGCAG agctgctccagcccaacCCTGCAGACCACGACGGACGAGCTCTCCAGCCGCTACGTGGAGATGATCAACAACCTGAGggaggacaaggacagggagatCCGCAGCCTCAGG tcccagctgtgccagttcCAGCAGGACATAACCAGGAGAGAGGGGAGCAACAGTGACTTGCAAATGAGGCTGCACGAACTGACATCGCTGCTGGAGGACAAAGAGGCTTTTATTAAACAACAGCAAGAG GAGCTCTTCAGGCTGAAGCATGAGAAGTTATCCGGCAGTCAGTCCCCTGGGGTGACAGCCATCATCACTAAAAA GTACAGGAATCAGTATCCTATTCTGGGGCTCCTGTCTGATGACTACAAGGTCACATCACCTGTCAATAAATCACAAACGATTGTAATTGAGAGGACTGGAGAGATCTGGAAACAC GAATGA
- the POF1B gene encoding protein POF1B isoform X1: MFGAQQQLQPPALPPHLSQQQQQHHYYRRQQHYSTLPVRRACPEPPPCPEPPPCPEPPRPLPCLDPAPHQQQDGAVAYDRVRSYGPGCRRVSTSCSSRAASPLDCGHGCDPPQGTIRRIIIENPDQEPLSPFLRGASFSPGNNVIYEKTIRKYELLNPLQERQFQLCPPEQCPQCPPCPPPAVTQQCQQTQTGSPCELCPGPGSDECRVQPVRRSTVPPELVSCPQDSPEQLDCRFFGELLAELHRKSTDLYSCLLQHVEKIGTRNHDIEFTCQTEDIEELIPKGLSEATKQQIRYLLQMRATSDKSLRLVLSTFKNLREELCHLQDDLGKLETDNVLLKKDLAFKDSQVKEYETMLASLRENNRQQQQGLRDSTARCRSLEEQLLSLRLSEGDKDCQLKELEYSKRALEQEIQSLKLQSCSSPTLQTTTDELSSRYVEMINNLREDKDREIRSLRSQLCQFQQDITRREGSNSDLQMRLHELTSLLEDKEAFIKQQQEELFRLKHEKLSGSQSPGVTAIITKKYRNQYPILGLLSDDYKVTSPVNKSQTIVIERTGEIWKHVSLPGHGLFPLHSLSVQFNFKASITQTESSEMPSW, from the exons ATGTTCGGGgcgcagcagcagctgcagccgccCGCGCTGCCCCCGCACCTctcgcagcagcagcagcagcaccactaCTACCGGCGGCAGCAGCACTACAGCACCCTGCCCGTCCGCCGGGCCTGCCCCGAGCCGCCGCcctgccccgagcccccgccGTGCCCGGAGCCGCCGCGGCCGCTGCCCTGCCTGGACCCCGCTCCGCACCAGCAGCAGGACGGCGCCGTGGCCTACGACCGGGTGCGAAGCTACGGGCCGGGCTGCCGCCGGgtcagcacctcctgctcctcccggGCCGCCTCGCCGCTGGACTGTGGGCACGGCTGCGACCCGCCACAG GGCACCATTCGCAGGATCATCATCGAGAACCCGGATCAG GAGCCATTATCTCCTTTTCTTAGAGGGGCCAGTTTCTCTCCTGGAAATAATGTCATCTATGAAAAAACAATAAGGAAATATGAACTATTAAATCCCCTCCAA GAGAGGCagttccagctgtgtcccccgGAGCAGTGCCCGCAGTGCCCTCCGTGCCCTCCGCCCGCCgtcacccagcagtgccagcagacCCAGACGGGCTCTCCCTGCGAGCTGTGCCCGGGCCCGGGGAGCGACGAGTGCCGGGTCCAGCCCGTCAGGAGGAGCACGGTGCCCCCTGAGCTG GTGAGCTGCCCCCAGGACAGCCCCGAGCAGCTGGACTGTCGCTTCtttggggagctgctggcagagctgcaccGCAAGAGCACTGACCTGTACAGCTGCTTGCTGCAGCACGTGGAGAAGATTGGGACAAG GAACCACGACATCGAATTCACATGCCAG ACTGAAGATATTGAAGAATTAATTCCCAAAGGACTGTCTGAGGCAACAAAGCAGCAGATTCGTTATCTCCTGCAG ATGAGAGCAACATCAGACAAATCCCTGAGACTTGTGCTTTCCACGTTCAAGAATCTGCGTGAGGAGCTCTGCCATTTACAGGATGACCTGGGG AAGCTGGAAACTGACAATGTCTTGCTGAAGAAGGATTTGGCTTTTAAGGATTCTCAAGTCAAAGAATATGAAACAATGCTGGCTTCTCTGAGGGAGAACAATCGTCAACAGCAG CAAGggctcagggacagcactgccagATGCCGCTCCCTGGAGgaacagctcctgtccctgcgGCTCAGCGAGGGTGACAAGGACTgccagctgaaggagctggagtaCAGCAAGAGGGCCCTGGAGCAGGAGATCCAGAGCCTCAAGCTGCAG agctgctccagcccaacCCTGCAGACCACGACGGACGAGCTCTCCAGCCGCTACGTGGAGATGATCAACAACCTGAGggaggacaaggacagggagatCCGCAGCCTCAGG tcccagctgtgccagttcCAGCAGGACATAACCAGGAGAGAGGGGAGCAACAGTGACTTGCAAATGAGGCTGCACGAACTGACATCGCTGCTGGAGGACAAAGAGGCTTTTATTAAACAACAGCAAGAG GAGCTCTTCAGGCTGAAGCATGAGAAGTTATCCGGCAGTCAGTCCCCTGGGGTGACAGCCATCATCACTAAAAA GTACAGGAATCAGTATCCTATTCTGGGGCTCCTGTCTGATGACTACAAGGTCACATCACCTGTCAATAAATCACAAACGATTGTAATTGAGAGGACTGGAGAGATCTGGAAACACGTAAGTTTACCTGGACATGGACTGTTCCCTCTGCACTCCCTGAGTGTTCAATTTAACTTCAAAGCAAGTATTACCCAAACTGAGAGCTCAGAGATGCCCTCGTGGTAA